The genomic DNA GGgtatttgtggctcacattaGCATATCACAGgaaatgtgaaatgaaaaaaaaatctgaggaaCTTTGTACAACTCATTATTTACCAAAAGTGTGTGCCCATGGAACCCTCTTCCCTAAAATTGTTTATCacaagctcagggctccagtGGGTTGAGGGACACACTGTGAACAATgtctatttaaagtgtacattaaatggaaaaaaaccttCCTAACTCAAAACATTGGCTTAATTTTTGAACATCTTCTGTCTTGAAAAATATAATCAAGTTGCACCTTTAACACTGCATCAGCTTCTTTCGTTCTACTAAGGAAAGTGAAGCACTTCAGCTACAGCTTTCTTCTTCTCAAAAGACTGGATTCCCAACAAAGGGGAAATCTATGCTATACTCAGTGTTATTTATAGGAAATATGAACTGTCAAGTTCCTGGTAGAGCttgatctttttcatttatttcttttattatggaTGACATCTACCGGCAGAATATAGGTGGCCTTTCAACCTTGCCTTGCCTTGTAAATTAAAGAGGAATGCTAGAACTAGGATGGCTTATTACTCTATTCTCTTACTAATATCTGCCACCTCGCCCAAATACTATCATTAACTGCCAGGTGTTAACGAAGTTATTCATTCATATGTTAATCCAAGAAATCTTTGCTGAGTGCCTGCTCCgttccaggcactcttctaacATCGGGTGTATGTACAGTGTGAAGGAGACTAACAAGCTTGGAAACTTACAATATAGTGGGGAAGATAACCAATGAACACACATATCTATTAACAACACAATCTCAGACAGGGCTAAGTGCTAGGATTAAATCAAAATAGTAAgtccaggattttttttcctcccaggtGAGGTGAACACTTACAGAttggtggtcagggagggcttctctgtGGAGGAGACTTCTGAGCTGAGAACCAGATGGTGAGGAGCCAGCTGATTTTTCTGGATCCTCATAAATAGGCACAAAGGAAACTAGAGAAGTCTGAAGTATGCTGGGCCTCTTTTCATTGATTTAGTTTTCAAGAGTAAAagagattttccattttaaaaatggaatttctcATCCAGTAATCGGACTCCTAGACTTAGGTGTGTGCCTTGGATGGCAAAGCTAAATTTCCTAACTCAaatgttttccttaaaatgtgggttcattttaatttctcaagGAGGAAGGCTGTTTGCCAAATGGGCAGCTGAAGctcttctctgtttctgcccttgtGGAGAATGGTATTTCTAAATGATATACATTTGGGCCTTGTTAAGAATCAGAGCAATTTGAATGAAGAGTTGCTATTACTAGTATGCTAGTTATCTGAAGAGCTTTGGAATTATCCAAGTGTGGGGAGGGAGTTCAGTTCAGATTCAAAACTCATCTCCTCAGTGGTTGTAAAATTCAACCGATTTGGCTCCCATCAATTCTAAGGTCCCCCACAGCCCTCCCTGGCACATTATGACTATTAACTAATTTTTATCTAAATTGATTTCCTCTTAGATGAAATGCTACTGTTGGTATATCTTTAGAAATAAGAAATTGCAAGTTGAACAGTCACTGAATTTACAAATTTAACAACAACCCATATGGACTATAGAATTCCTATAATAACAAATACATTTTGGGAATAAACGGAACAAATCACCTAGCTCACTTCTAAAATTCAAcatttcttgctttgttttttttttaaagacaagtaGGTGGGTGACTTTAGTCACCAACTGCTCAGAAACACAGGCTGCAGAGAACAGGGATTTGGATTAGCAAACCAGAACCTTATGGAACTCTTTCTTCTCTACTGACTACCCTGGCACAACTGGGCTGGAAGGAAACCCCTAATAACATCAAGGGCAGTTCCCCTTAGTCTTCCTCCCATCCCACTGCACCCCACCCTACCAGCCGGAAGCAGAAGTCTTATGAAGAAGTTTTGTGGAGAACATCCTGTCCTGGTTTCTTCTGTTCCAATGGGCTTGCCAAACACATCCTTGACCTGGGACACAGGCAGAGTTCAAACCAAGTCTATGTTGTCAGCCTGCTGGTCTCCCTTTTCTGGAAGACTCCTGACTGTGCCCTCTCTGCTTAAATATTGTAGAGGCGACTAGTGTTCTCTCGTAAGGTGGCCAAGGTGTGGGAGAGTGGCTGACCTTTGATTCTGGCAATCTCTTGAACCGTATGCAGGGCCAGGCCTGGGTGGGCAAGTGGGCAAAGGTTTTTGGGAACCCCACGAGGGATGAAGTAGGGAGCATCGGTTTCCACGACGATTCTCTCCAGTGGGATCTTTCTCACAGCATCGTGGACCTCCCAGGCAGAAGGGTAAGTCAGGACTCCAGTGAAGCCCACAGACATGTTGGGGAAGTAGTCCAGAAGGGGCTCGATGACTGCGTAACTGCCAATGAAGCAATGCCAATGGATCTTGTAGTCAGAGGGCATAATTTTTTTCAGGATGTCCCTCAGATCTTTCTCAGCTTCTCGGCAGTGGATCAGCACGGGCTTGTTTAAAGTGATGGCCAGCTGCAGCTGTCTCTCAAATATCTTTTGCTGCTGTGGGACAGGTGTGCTGCACTTATGGGAGTAATCCAAGCCAATTTCTCCATATGCTACAGCCTTGGGGTGCCGTAAGGCTTGCACAATATCTGTTTCGTGACTCATACGGTAGTAACGTGCAAAATGGGGGTGACAGCCAAAGGCCCCCCAGACCAGATCCTCTTTCAACAGCTCCACCCATATACCATCCTTCAGTGTGCGAGGATCACAGAAATCAGAGATGCAGCCATGAAATTCCTTAGGGAAGGAGCTGCTATATATTTTTCTGAACTTGTTAAACGTCCCTGTGAAAGACAACCTGGAATAGAGCATGTCCAGGTGACAATGGGTATCAATGAAACCCGCCTGTAGGCTTTTTTTCCAGTGGCTCCTTGGCAGGGAATGAGATGCATGTCCTCCCCGAGAACGTGATGGTGTCTCCTCTTGGAGATGGTGTCTCCTCTCCTTCATCCTGGCTTCTGAACTTCTggagaaatgaaatgaatgagaATTTGGAGACTGATCTTCTTCTGATGACTTCAGTTCTCTGGACCAGGTTGGGGAGTACACTGGAAAATTGAAGGTATAACCACTCAAGAAACTCTGGCTGCTCTTCCCAGCCTGGGatgtgttgctgctgctgctgccgcccatGGAGAGAAGGCAAGGAGGCTTGGGACTACTGGGCCAGTAGCTGGCAGAGTCATGCCAAGGACCACTATACAAATTAGGCCAGTAGGTGACAGGCTCAGCTGTGAAGGATGGAGGCCTTGAAATTCTTGCGGCACTGAGTGAGACTGGCTCCTCCTGAGGGGATCTGAAGGCAGAACTCTCATCCACGTCAGACCAGCCACCTCCTGAAGAAGGGTGCTCAATTACAATACTCTTATCTTGATGCTTCTGGATTTGTGAATGAGAGTCACGTCTGTCTAGAAATTTTAGGGCTGGAGAGCTGCCTTCAAAAATGAGTGCCCTTGGGTCACCAAGTGGCTTCTCACGATGTACCATCATTCTCCTGTCACAGAAGTCGCTTGTGTCTATCTTCTCTCTGACCTCTGAGGCAGACACTATTCTTTGAGGAGCAGAGAAGGGGACATCTGTGGCTGATCTTCCTCCAGAGCTGGGCTGCTGTCTTGGGCTCCAATTTGTATTAGTGGCAGCGTCTCCTTCTAACATCAATGTTCCCAGCATGCCCCGGATCGCCTTCACATATATCATTGAAGAGCTTTGGTCTTGCTGTCTACCCCAGCTTCTCTGGCCCTCGTCTGCTTCCTCAGTCTCATTATTCTGACCCTCAGCTATGGCTGCAAATTCAGGGTTTATGGAGCTATAGAAACTATGTTTGGAATTCCCCGTAAGGTTGTGGACATCCTTTGAAGAAGCCATTTCTTCTAGAACGGGGCTGGCAAAGCACAAAGGGGATGGCGCTGAGGCGATTCCACGCACGAGAGGAACCCGGAGTGCTCCGAATCAGGCAGTCTTTGGAGGCTGCTCCACCCACACGCGAACCTGAGGAATGGGAAGAGTATAAAGAGAAGATGAGGAGGTGGAATTTCCCTGACAGG from Lagenorhynchus albirostris chromosome X, mLagAlb1.1, whole genome shotgun sequence includes the following:
- the LOC132513921 gene encoding putative deoxyribonuclease TATDN2, whose protein sequence is MASSKDVHNLTGNSKHSFYSSINPEFAAIAEGQNNETEEADEGQRSWGRQQDQSSSMIYVKAIRGMLGTLMLEGDAATNTNWSPRQQPSSGGRSATDVPFSAPQRIVSASEVREKIDTSDFCDRRMMVHREKPLGDPRALIFEGSSPALKFLDRRDSHSQIQKHQDKSIVIEHPSSGGGWSDVDESSAFRSPQEEPVSLSAARISRPPSFTAEPVTYWPNLYSGPWHDSASYWPSSPKPPCLLSMGGSSSSNTSQAGKSSQSFLSGYTFNFPVYSPTWSRELKSSEEDQSPNSHSFHFSRSSEARMKERRHHLQEETPSRSRGGHASHSLPRSHWKKSLQAGFIDTHCHLDMLYSRLSFTGTFNKFRKIYSSSFPKEFHGCISDFCDPRTLKDGIWVELLKEDLVWGAFGCHPHFARYYRMSHETDIVQALRHPKAVAYGEIGLDYSHKCSTPVPQQQKIFERQLQLAITLNKPVLIHCREAEKDLRDILKKIMPSDYKIHWHCFIGSYAVIEPLLDYFPNMSVGFTGVLTYPSAWEVHDAVRKIPLERIVVETDAPYFIPRGVPKNLCPLAHPGLALHTVQEIARIKGQPLSHTLATLRENTSRLYNI